DNA from Podospora pseudopauciseta strain CBS 411.78 chromosome 5 map unlocalized CBS411.78m_5, whole genome shotgun sequence:
CAAAGACGAAGCCGCCTCTCACGATGTAACCAAACTGCAAACATCCTTCGCCATCCTTCCCTCTCTCAAACAGCTCCAAACCCGCAAATGGACCCTCTGGGACCTCCAGCACGTGGTGACGTTTGGGTGTTTGGCCTTTTGTCTGCTCATCACACCATCAGCCCCGTTTATCAAGAGCGCCGCGATGGGGTTGCTAGCGGTTCTGCTGGCCATGCCAGCGACGAGACAGTTTTTCCTGCCGTCGTTGCCGATTTGGGTGTATTTGTTTTATTTCTTTGCCAGCAGGTATGTTAGCGACCGTCATCCAAGAGAatcttttcctttgtttttttttttttttttttttttccctcttttttttttcgttgtCTGAtgctgacgatgatgatgaaaaagGTTCATCGCCCCTGAATACCGCCCCCACATCTGGGTCAAGGTCCTTCCCGCGCTAGAAAACGTCCTCTACGGCGCCAACCTGAGCAACATCCTCTCGGCACACACCTACACCATCTTGGACATCATCGCCTGGATCCCCTACGGCCTCGGCCACTTTGCGCTCCCGTTGGTGACAACGGTGatgctgtttttgtttgcCGCCCCTGGGACAACGCCCGTCTGGGCGAGGGCGTTTGGGTACATGAGCATCCTCGGCGTGACGATCCAGATCCTCTTTCCTTGCACGCCTCCCTGGTACGAGGGTCTGCACGGCCTCGAGCCGGCGCACTACGGCATGGAGGGCAGCCCGGCTGGGTTGAAGAGGATCGATGAGCTGTTTGGCGTGGACATGTACACGACGAGCTTCACGACCGCCCCGGTGCCGTTTGGCGCGTTTCCTTCCCTGCACGGAGGCGATGCCGTGCTGGAGATGCTGTTTTTGCAGTACTGCTTCCCGAGGTTCAGGGCTTTTTTCGTGGGGTATGTGGTTTGGATTGCGTGGAGCACCATGTATCTGAACCACCACTACGCGATCGACCTtgtcggaggaggggtgaTTGCCGCGGTCACGTATTACATTGCGAGAACGAAGTGGCTTCCGCGCCCGCAGCTGGACAAGACGACGAGGTGGGAGTATGAGTATGTCGAGTTTGGCGACAGGCCGAGGGTGGCGCTCGACGAGGAGtatggtgggatggggttgggacTGCTTCAGCGACGGGGGAGCGACGAATGGACTCTTGGGAGCTCATCGAGCTTTGACTCGATGAGCAGGGGGGACACCCTCTGCGGGAGCAGCAGCTCTTCGCCGAATATCCTCAGCCCGACGACGCCGAATGATGACCACCATGGGGGGGACCTGTGGAGCAAAGTCCGGACGACGAGCccgagggcggtggggttgactggggtggtggttgaggaggagcagagggaggtGTATGTGAGGTGATCTCTTGAGAACCTAATCGACACATCCATCCTTTTCTCGCCATCTCTTCGACTCGATTCCGGTTGCTCTTTTTCGATCGCCTTTTTTTATACAACACGCCACTACTGCTACTATCGTTATTATTTATCTGTCGGGGCCAATTCATCAGCATTttattggtttggggttgggggcaAACAAATGGCATTGGCAGGGCATTTCGCAAactgtgtgtgtgtgtgcgtgtgtgtggttATTTGGTATATACCCCATATCGTTCGCTCGCTTcatttatatatatatatgtgtgtgtataCTGGAAAGGGGGAAGTCAATCTTGATAGACAGTCGTTTCTGTTTATTGGAGAAAGAACAAATCAGACTTTTGGATGGACGGAAGAGCGAgggaggggtgaggaggggggaggaggggggaggaggatataTCCCATATAATGAGAGGTTGTcgaagagaaaaggagggtGCGGGGGATATATGCCATCTGTTGGTCTTTTTAATGATAATggcttttttattattattttttttattggtcgggggaagggaaaggatgcGGTGCATATAATGGAtcaagagggaggggttgcaTACCTAGTTGGGGaaaggagagagaagagatggGTGATGATACCTGCGATTTGGATTTTGTCTTGAGAGCGAAGGGGATACtgggaggaaggaagggtTTGCGATATCtaggagaaggaggaggaggaggtgatgatgatgatgatagtggcggtggtggtggtggtggtggtggttttgtaTCATATAACGAATATCTCAAAGGAATTTAAATCAAGTCAAACAAGTGATTAGAGGAGGGATGGGTGTGTGATGTTGGAAGAGAGACTctttcccctccaccaccgggaCGCCTTCGGAGGGTTTAACCACTCTGGCCGGCCGGGTTCGGGTTGGTAGGCGGCGGcgtggaaaaggggggtttCGGTTTCAGCCTCACAGCCTTGTGTCgttcggttttttttttttttttttttttttcccttcttttctctttctcccaaGATTGCCACGAGTTGAATGGGTGTGTCAGATTCGCTTAATCGGCCGGTCCCAGAACGCCACCACTCCGAGGAGTCATATTCCCCAATCTGTACTTCTTTCCATCATGGGACACGgcgaggggaaagggggggctATAAAAGCATGGGAGGTAGGGTCTGGAAGCGGGAACGGAGAATATCTTGTGTGTCAGgtagacagacagacaggtAGATGCTGTGAGACgggaggtaggtaggtaggtagaaAGATGCAACCCTTCGGAGAATGCAACATCAAAGATAATAAAAACCAAAAACTCAGAAAAAGGGTGATGCCGAACCGAAAACGGGAGATTCTTCTTATGATATATACATGACAGtcaaagagagagagagagagagagagagagagagagagagagagagagagagagagagagagagagaaatgTTTTCAGCTCGTGGGGTCAAAGTCACGATGAATGAGGAAAATCGGCCAGAATATCTGGCCTAGTTCTGATTTTGTTGTCAAAAGCGaatggtgtgtgtggtgggtggcACCGGGCTGAAGGGAACGGCCGCCAATGCCGTCAACCATCTCTTTAGATATCTTGATAAATCgctggaaaaaaaaaagacgagTACATTAATCTACAATTCAAATTGTCTGCATTCCCGTATCTGTCTAAACCCGACTGACTGACTATCTGGGCTCTGTGCCCATCTCCGAGTCTTACATACAACTAACTGACATATACCTCTCCCAATCAACCCACAAATTTACACCCATCTCACATTACATGCAATGtaaaggagaagaaagaaagaaaagtatGCATATCAAAAAAAGACAATAAACaaacatccatccatccagacCCATGTATGGAAAAGCACGAAAAAAGGTATCTCAACGccccacccaccaacccgCCGAACCCTTTATGCCCTGACGAAAAGAAATACTTTTGATGCCTGAtgcgaaaaagaaaaccgaAAACCGAAATTAGCGCGCTCTTGTGTGGTTCACTCGCGATGTAAAGACCCGAGACCAGATACTGGGCAACTTCCCAGCCGTGCAAGACACATGTCAGCCATTAGAACCGCACCTTCGACTCGCTCTTGAGTTTATTCTTCTTCCTatcagccttcttctccttcttgtgTTTCTTCTTGAGCGGAGAATCATCACGATTCTTGTCCTTGGCAAAGAGAACCTTGGCTGTGCTATCCTTCACGCCAGAGTCATATTTCTTGAGAATGCTCTTCATTGGCGACGAAAGAACTTGCGAGGCAGCACCAACAGACGGTTTTCGCGTGGACATGCTCTTCGAGGGCGATGAAGGGATAGTCGAAAGAGGGATACTCGAGGAGGCTTCGTCCGAGGGCTCCTGCTTGATCATGTTTTTCAAAGGTGAGGGGAGTGGGGGCATAGACATGCTGCGGGCGCGGCCCGGGTAAGGGGTTGACTTGCCGGGAACATGCACCCGGGTGAGCGACGTGGAATTGCTAGCAGGACTGCTGCTCGGAACCGTGTATGTGGGCAATGTGAACGTGGAGGGCGGCAAAGAAGCCTCGCGCTTCTTGCGTTCCGACATGGACTGGTAATCGTCGGACTTGACCACAGCTCGCGGAGGTGAAGAGCCCACCTAGGCGCTCTTTCCGGCGGGAACAGGAGGCGGAATCGGCGTCACTTTACTTGCAGTCTTCTTAGCCTTGTTGTCCTTACCATCAGACTTTGTGACAGAGGAGGCGACAGGGGTAGCAGCCACGTTGTGCCcagggatggggggaggagcaatAGGGGTCTCCTTGATGGGCTTAACAACGGGGGCACTGACTGCTGGGGTGCTGGCACCAACACGAgacttcctcgccttcttgcTGGGCGTGGCAGCTGTCTCCTCTCCACCGAGCTTGCGCTTCTTAGCGGCCGCCTtgctggtggcagcagcgggGGCGGCGGGGGCGGCATCGCCCATCTCGACGTCTTCGTGCTCCGACTCGTCACCCATGACGGTGAGACCGTTGTTGGTGGCGCCGAACGGTGTGTAGCGAACCTTGAGCCCCTTAGGCTGGGGTCTAGGCGGCACGGGCGGGGCAGGCACAACGGTCTCCTGGCCGATGTGAGTCTTGCGCTTGATGTGGAGGAACTGCCCGATGGGCTGGTCGGCTAGAAACCGTCAGCAAACCCTCTATTTAccaagagaaagaaagctTCACTCACCACTCTCATACTTCTTGCCATCCTTGCCGGGAATCAGGATCTTAACCGAGTGGCTCAGCTGCTCGAGTTCACCGCCGTAATCCACGCCCTCGTGGGTAAAGAGTGGCTGGCCAGAGATGAGCTTGTCCGTAGAGATCTTGTACTTCCTGATGACGTCGATGCCAATAGacttgggggtggtgaagcaCCAAAGCTGCTTGCCCTCGGCCTTTGCATTCGCAAGCATCTTGGCAACGCTGGCAGCATCGAGATCGGGGTCCACTTTCCGCAGATCGAAGCGTTGCTGAATGAGCTCAGCAGGGCGACTTGTCACTTGTTAGCAAGGTTCCCTCATCAAGCACAGGATGATTCTCACGATGACTTGACGGCTGCGGCGTTTTGGGCCTCCGGCTCAGGCTCCGACTCGGACTCAGATTCAGACTCGCCGACGGTCTCCTTGCTCTTCGCTTTGCTTTTTGCCTTGTCCTTCGAAGCAGCTGGAGACTTGGCTGTCGACGACTTGGCAACTGGAGCAGGTTTGGCTTTGGGAACAGGCTTCTCAGCTTCGCTCTCGCTCTCACTGTCACTCTCCGACTCGCTCTCCGACCCGCTCTCCGACCCGCTCTCCGACTCGGCCTCTTTGGCTTTCTCATTGACCTTGGCGCCGTTGACCTTGGCGCCGGCGGCAGGagcatcctcatcactcGACTCCTCCGACTCACTGGACTCGGACTCGGACTCAGACTCGGAAGCAGCAAGAGCGGCCGCCTTGTTAGTGCTCTTGGCCGGAGCGTCCTTCATCTCGACATCGCCATCGTCGCTGTCGCTCTCGCTCTCGCTTTCGGAGTCGCTCTCACTGGAGCTCGAATCTGAGGCTTCGACATCCTTTTTGGTCTTAGTCTCGGTCTCGGAAGCAGGCTTCGTGCCGTTGGTG
Protein-coding regions in this window:
- the AUR1 gene encoding Phosphatidylinositol:ceramide phosphoinositol transferase (IPC synthase) (COG:S; EggNog:ENOG503NUF8) yields the protein MPDFSPVLPSTTSAPPSPPHSLSAKTITTSPNPLLPLYNLAANIPIPAKFKKAKPSLRLQRVKSKDEAASHDVTKLQTSFAILPSLKQLQTRKWTLWDLQHVVTFGCLAFCLLITPSAPFIKSAAMGLLAVLLAMPATRQFFLPSLPIWVYLFYFFASRFIAPEYRPHIWVKVLPALENVLYGANLSNILSAHTYTILDIIAWIPYGLGHFALPLVTTVMLFLFAAPGTTPVWARAFGYMSILGVTIQILFPCTPPWYEGLHGLEPAHYGMEGSPAGLKRIDELFGVDMYTTSFTTAPVPFGAFPSLHGGDAVLEMLFLQYCFPRFRAFFVGYVVWIAWSTMYLNHHYAIDLVGGGVIAAVTYYIARTKWLPRPQLDKTTRWEYEYVEFGDRPRVALDEEYGGMGLGLLQRRGSDEWTLGSSSSFDSMSRGDTLCGSSSSSPNILSPTTPNDDHHGGDLWSKVRTTSPRAVGLTGVVVEEEQREVYVR
- a CDS encoding uncharacterized protein (COG:S; EggNog:ENOG503P5EM), with the protein product MAGPKAPSATLSQHIAKAAGLRNALSQKALPKPVKKEESESESQSDSDTDSTSTSTDEEADDNNDDWADKLNLKKEKEAAKPTTNGTKPASETETKTKKDVEASDSSSSESDSESESESDSDDGDVEMKDAPAKSTNKAAALAASESESESESSESEESSDEDAPAAGAKVNGAKVNEKAKEAESESGSESGSESESESDSESESEAEKPVPKAKPAPVAKSSTAKSPAASKDKAKSKAKSKETVGESESESESEPEPEAQNAAAVKSSRPAELIQQRFDLRKVDPDLDAASVAKMLANAKAEGKQLWCFTTPKSIGIDVIRKYKISTDKLISGQPLFTHEGVDYGGELEQLSHSVKILIPGKDGKKYESADQPIGQFLHIKRKTHIGQETVVPAPPVPPRPQPKGLKVRYTPFGATNNGLTVMGDESEHEDVEMGDAAPAAPAAATSKAAAKKRKLGGEETAATPSKKARKSRVGASTPAVSAPVVKPIKETPIAPPPIPGHNVAATPVASSVTKSDGKDNKAKKTASKVTPIPPPVPAGKSA